In the genome of Lactobacillus intestinalis, the window AGCTAAAAATGTTAAGTTGAGCTACGGAAATTATGAAGCGTTACATGGAATTGATCTTTCATTTCATGAAAAAGAGCTAACGGCTTTAATTGGACCATCTGGGTGCGGAAAATCCACTTTTTTGCGTTGCTTAAATCGTATGAATGACGATATCGAGAATATCAACATTACTGGAGAAATTCTATTTGAAGGTAAAAATATTTACGATCCAAAAATGGATTTGGTAGAGTTGAGAAAAGATGTAGGAATGGTTTTTCAGCAACCAACTCCCTTTCCTTTTTCTGTTTATAACAATGTTGCTTATGGATTGCGCTTAAGTGGGATTAAAGATAAGGAATTAATTGATCAGCGAGTAGAAGAAAGTTTAAAACAAGCTGCAATTTGGGAAGAAACTAAAGATAATTTAAATCGAAATGCTCAGGCTTTTTCTGGAGGACAACAACAAAGAATTTGTATTGCACGCGCTTTGGCTGTGCGTCCTAAAGTTGTTTTGCTTGATGAGCCAACAAGTGCACTAGATCCAATTTCAAGTAGTGAAATCGAAGAAACTTT includes:
- the pstB gene encoding phosphate ABC transporter ATP-binding protein PstB; the protein is MNKEIVTAKNVKLSYGNYEALHGIDLSFHEKELTALIGPSGCGKSTFLRCLNRMNDDIENINITGEILFEGKNIYDPKMDLVELRKDVGMVFQQPTPFPFSVYNNVAYGLRLSGIKDKELIDQRVEESLKQAAIWEETKDNLNRNAQAFSGGQQQRICIARALAVRPKVVLLDEPTSALDPISSSEIEETLMDLKTKFTFIMVTHNLQQAGRISDQTAFLMNGNLIEVGATEEMFIAPKKQITSDYLNGRFG